Proteins from a single region of Labedella gwakjiensis:
- a CDS encoding agmatine deiminase family protein, with translation MTGWTMPHEAGDQVRTWMGWPAPADTFGEGEEEAAAAVAAWTGVANAVVDFQPVTMLVPSAHIAEARRHLSAAVEIAEAPLDDGWLRDSGPTFVHDATGAVAAVDWRFNGWGQQPGISWQQDQHTARRIAELAGVPVVSSPIVNEGGGIHVDGRGTVLATRSVQLDPFRNPDAAEEDIEREFARTLGVERVIWLDRGLYRDAMTYGTRGHVDIVAAFSDPTTLLVHDQRDEEHPDAEIMRGVMAVLGEAVAVDGTAYRIVRVPAPRVLRDGEGFVDYSYINHTPVNGGVIACSFGDPNDALAVEILAEAYPGREVVAVDARPIFARGGGIHCITQNQPAPLVSP, from the coding sequence ATGACCGGATGGACGATGCCCCATGAGGCCGGCGATCAGGTGCGCACATGGATGGGCTGGCCCGCGCCGGCCGATACCTTCGGGGAGGGCGAGGAGGAGGCCGCGGCCGCCGTCGCCGCCTGGACCGGTGTGGCGAACGCCGTCGTCGACTTCCAGCCGGTGACGATGCTCGTCCCGTCCGCGCACATCGCGGAGGCGCGGCGGCATCTCTCCGCCGCCGTCGAGATCGCGGAGGCGCCGCTCGACGATGGATGGCTGCGCGACAGCGGCCCGACATTCGTCCACGACGCCACCGGTGCCGTCGCGGCCGTGGACTGGCGCTTCAACGGCTGGGGACAGCAGCCCGGAATCTCGTGGCAACAGGATCAGCACACCGCCCGGCGCATCGCGGAGCTCGCGGGTGTCCCGGTCGTCTCGTCGCCGATCGTCAACGAGGGCGGCGGCATCCACGTCGACGGCCGCGGCACCGTGCTCGCGACCCGGTCCGTGCAGCTCGACCCGTTCCGCAACCCCGACGCCGCGGAAGAGGACATCGAGCGGGAGTTCGCGCGCACGCTCGGCGTGGAGCGCGTCATCTGGCTCGACCGCGGGCTCTACCGCGACGCCATGACCTACGGAACGCGCGGTCACGTCGACATCGTGGCAGCCTTCTCCGACCCGACGACGCTCCTCGTCCACGACCAGCGCGACGAGGAGCACCCGGACGCGGAGATCATGCGCGGCGTCATGGCCGTGCTCGGCGAGGCGGTCGCCGTCGACGGCACGGCCTACCGGATCGTGCGCGTGCCGGCCCCGCGCGTGCTGCGCGACGGCGAGGGGTTCGTCGACTACAGCTACATCAACCACACGCCCGTGAACGGCGGCGTGATCGCGTGCTCCTTCGGCGACCCGAACGACGCGCTCGCCGTGGAGATCCTCGCGGAGGCGTACCCGGGCCGCGAGGTCGTGGCGGTCGACGCCCGTCCGATCTTCGCTCGCGGCGGCGGCATCCACTGCATCACGCAGAACCAGCCGGCGCCGCTCGTCTCGCCCTGA
- a CDS encoding GNAT family N-acetyltransferase translates to MNARRPEPQSLRGRSVVLSPLAPEDVPELFAAIGRPEVFAGGYGGGPAGLPADADAFAAFVESYYPWSTGIPFLVSTEREDGSRVVLGTTSLGDLDVVNRGAHIGWTAYDPRVWATSVNVECKLLLLGLAFDHGFDRVKLQADAMNGRSRAAITKLGAVFEGVLRHDRVRADGSWRDTAVYSILSEEWPAVRSGLESRLAADTRPLPIPS, encoded by the coding sequence GTGAACGCACGACGCCCCGAGCCGCAGTCCCTCCGAGGTAGATCCGTTGTGCTCTCGCCGCTCGCCCCGGAGGATGTCCCCGAGCTGTTCGCGGCGATCGGTCGCCCCGAGGTGTTCGCCGGCGGATACGGCGGGGGTCCTGCGGGCCTCCCGGCCGATGCCGACGCGTTCGCGGCCTTCGTCGAGAGCTACTACCCGTGGTCGACGGGCATCCCGTTCCTCGTCTCCACGGAACGGGAGGACGGCAGCCGCGTCGTTCTCGGGACGACCTCGCTCGGCGACCTCGACGTCGTCAACCGCGGAGCGCACATCGGGTGGACCGCGTACGACCCGCGCGTGTGGGCGACGTCCGTGAACGTCGAGTGCAAGCTCCTGCTCCTCGGTCTCGCGTTCGATCACGGCTTCGACCGGGTCAAGCTGCAGGCCGACGCGATGAACGGACGGTCGCGCGCCGCGATCACGAAGCTCGGCGCCGTCTTCGAGGGTGTCCTGCGACACGACCGCGTGCGGGCCGACGGTTCGTGGCGCGACACCGCGGTCTACTCGATCCTCTCGGAGGAGTGGCCAGCCGTCCGGTCCGGACTCGAGTCCCGCCTCGCCGCAGACACCCGCCCGCTCCCGATCCCGTCCTGA